TGAGTatcgatcgaaccaagtggtctccccCTCTTCCTCTTGGGGGCCACGACCTCGGCTACACTTCCACCAAATGCAGCCTTGGTATCTAAGGTACCTTTTCCCTTGTCGGGAATTTCCAACCTTGCAGGCACGTTTGCATCTGGTATATGTGATCTCGTCACTTAAGCGATATCAGTAAATGCATTAGGCATTGAATTTGCCACATTCTGAAGATCGATAATTCGTTTCACTTCACTTTCGCATTGTAGAGTGCAGGGATCAAGATGAGACaatgtgggaacacaccacgacaatttctGTCGTTCTCTTTGGAAAGCCTTTTCCatacctccccctaacgacgggaaggttgtctcatcaaagtgacaatacgcaaatctagcggtaaagagATCGCCTGTCATAGGTTCTAAGTAGAGGATGATTGTTGGGGATTCGTATCCAACATAAATACCTACTCGTCTTTGTGGACCCATCTTAGTACGTTGTGGAGGCGTAATAGGCACGTATACGGCACAACCAAATATGCGTAAATGTGAAATATCAGGCTCATATCCAAtgaccaactggtacgcagaaaatggtTGGCTAGTAGTGGGTCTGAAGCGAATAAGTAATGCTGCATACAATATGGCGTACCCCCAGGCAGTAATAGGCAGGTTGGAACGCATAACCAATGCCCTATCTATCATTTGTAACCTTTTGATGATAGCTTCTGCGagaccattttgagtgtgtacATGGGGTACTGAATGCTCTACGTCAATTCCATTAGACATACAgaaatcatcaaatcctttagatgtaaattctccagcatcaagtctgatagacttgattggatgATCAGGGTGGTGATCCCTTAGTCATATAATTTGTGCTAGGAGCTTTGCAAATGCGGCATTTTTTGTGGATAACAATGCAACGTGTGACCAACGGGTCGAAGCATCAaccagaaccataaaatacctgaatggtccgcattctggatgtataggtccacaaatatcaccttgtattctttgtaaaaatggaatATTTTGTTTGGTTTCTTTAGCATAGGATGGTCTAGATCCTGTCTTTGCCAAAGAACAAGCTTTGCAGAATGAGCGATGTGCCTTCGATAAGGACATCGAAGAAGAATGGGACGCAGGGTGCGCTTCGATTACTTTGGGAGACGAAGGTTGCCCTTCTCTTGCTTTAGAAGTCATATATTGTGCATCATTTACTTTAGAAAGCACATTGTTACTCTGCATTGTAACAATTTGTTTACCCAATTTGTTTTTCATTCGAAAGAAGGGATGTCCGTGCGAGTTCTTCAAAACACGGATCATCATATCACGACCTGGGTGTCCTAGTCGATCGTGCCAAATCTTATATAAGTCACCGGCCAACAGTTCATCGTTGGTAACAACATGAGATTCAATAATCCTAATAGTAGTGATATACAatccactagattgactcattagtttctctaagatgcGCTTCCTTCCGCATTCATTAGAGGTCACGTATATGTACTCAATTCCATTTTCACAGTGAGTTTCCAAGTGATAACCATTTTCACGGATATCCTTGAAACTCAACAAAGTGCGGTGAGCTTTTGGTGCATATAGATCTTATGTGACTTTAATCATTGTGTCATTTGGCAATAAGAATTGGTCAGTACCTCGCCCAATGATTACttgtgatgatccaatcatcgtagttaCGGATGTATTATAAGGAGCAAAACTAACAAATAATTGTCTATTTCTTAGGATAGTGTGGGTGGTTGCACTATCAGCTAGACATTCAATTTCTCCTTGAGACATTCCTACAAGTACATTAGGCAGGAAGGTTATCAAAATGAACAATTTATCTCATTTTCTTTAGAGAAGTCTGTTCCATTAGAATGACGTCCTTTCCATTCTAACATACATGCTAAAAACAATAGATTATCATAAAAAAAGTAAAATTCTATTAAACATGATAGAAAACAAGTATTCATAAATAATCCACACACATAACATAAAGATGCTAAGGACATGTTTAGCAACAACACCACCTACTCAAACCATTAAACAAACGGCAGACTAAGAAAACATAAAGTACATCAAAGCAACTATCAACCTATTAAAACAACGAAGTCTAGCAAGCCATAAAACAAGAAACTAAATATTTAGGCCCAGGAAAAGTCGGGAACATCCATTGTTGGGGAAAATCCTTATTTCTCAGGAAATATGAGATTGTGAGGTTAGTGTCAGGGGTAACAATATTTTCTTCTGCGTAGTTAGCCTCTTGTTCGATAACTTCCTGGTACTTTTTGTAGCTCACAGCTACATTGGCGCTAGCCTTGCAATGCTTGTACCAATGTTCGGTGGATCCACACTTAAAACAAGGCGCACTTCCATTTGCAGCCTTTTTAGTGGCCGGATTCATAGGGGTTTTATTGAACTTAGGATCACTACCACTTTGGTCAGAAATTCCTTCTATGTGCCAAACATTAGAATGACCATTTTGACCTCGACCTCGATTATATCCCTTACGTCCTCTTCCacgagaggtgttatctctacgtGGATATGGATCATGAAGATGTGAATCAGAATGTCGAGCCCTCTTTCCTTTGGGACCCTTGCCTTTGTTGACCTTGCCATGGTTAGCTTCGGGAATTTTCTTTTTCCCGACAACTCTTGCATTGTTGTTGACCAGAATATCATTGTGCCTTTCGGCCACTTGTAGTAAGTTTATCAACCTACTGAATGTGGTGATTCTTTTGTTATCTACCTCTAAACGATACTGGTTTGCTAGTATCATGGAAGAGGTAGGAAAGGTCGATAGGGTTTTCAGAATCATTTCTTCATCAATAAGTTTCTTTCCACAAAAGTCCATACGTGTCTGAATTTGCAGCACGTCTTTTTGAAAATCATTCACTTTTACATAATCGAGAAACCGGATTTCGTTCCACAAAACTTTCAATTGTGGTATTAAGGAATCATGAATGTTCCCAAACCGGCTATCGAGAGCATCCCATAGCTCCTTTGGTGTCTTCAAGTGATGATAACCCCAACGCAGGTTAGGATCGATATGTCTCTTGAGGAACATAAGAgcattagctttgtctttctcagTTTCCGGAGCAGCGTCGGCAGATGGTTTGATAGTGGAGGTGAAATCCTTTGCAACGAAGGTAGTTTCCACATCAGCGACCCAATGGTGGTAATCAAGTCCTGCTGAGTCCAAAAGTTCGAACTCCGGTCGAATTGGGTCCATCTACATAGACAAAATATAGGACATTAATATGGTGCTCAAGTTCTTCTGAGTCCACGACAAATCCCAGTATCATTTTCCCgtgaccaaatttctttatggttgTGTGGGTAATACGGATATGTCATATAGTCCAATCTTTGATCATAACCTAGTCCATAAAATTAATTAACCAAGcttctttatggtttaaaaattacaaacgaTTTTGGTAACAAGGTTGACAAAATAGTCAACTGAAAATAGGtatgttaaaaataaaataaaccacaTGCCCATTTGTCATTTATATACGTATATAaaattattagaatttaagtcgCAATTTGTTTGCATATTTAGTAGCAAACTGTTTGCGGGATAAAATATGTTTTGGTCAATTAATATATTGCATGAGTAATATCAAATTAAGATATAATACTAAGTATAAGGTCTATGTTCAAAAATTTACAATTCCGAGGAATGTCTAAAAAGAATAGTATAacatactgatagacacatttttgtgtctaatttatctcgattctatatatttatagtgctcatttttgtacttattatggtgttttatgtgtgtaggtatttttggccaataaacatttttggaaaaatctgctcgaaaagttgcggggcacccccggaggacactttttattcggacccctcaaacggataaggggcgacaaattactaaggggcagggcagttgctaaagggagaccaacaCAGGATATAGggggtcactttcttctcaaaattcgaatatttttttggcgggaaaaataaccagcgagcaaccaaattttcgtttggatttcgaagatgtttgacTGAGATTCAATCGCCTAAATTTGCTGGGatagacgtgattcaactaaacaagcctggtatgtgcgctggaatcaatcgaattgggctggataatccaaaataaggaaacaaagTTTGAATTGCACGGGTctctgtttgggttgatttttggtaattcagggagactaaacgcgtgaaattgtttcctaaggtagtattctatctaaggaagagtttaagacaatcgggaaagctcggAATTGTCTAGAaaagtcggcagaagagattattgccgtgacttgcacgtaaagaaaaagcgagaattaatcgctatttttaggtttctgagtagtataaaaggtgtgtttaagtcccaggaaaggtaacgaagttattggagcagtcgcagaggaatTAGAAACACTACAGAGccatattgatcaagttgcaggaaaccgtattttgctgctgctgctgaagaacatccgctgcaaataagaacaatgtctcaaatttgtaacgctgctacaatgacttctttgtaacagtcagtcctttgtcttgcaacaccaatacatcgttgcaaacatccagtgttatagtttttcatctttaatcaacttttgagcaacaaacatgtattttgagcaagtgattaatatgaggagctaaaccccattgctgaggcgatagaggaagcttttttccaacaagaagtggtatattctattttatttatttatttgcaattattttatgattatttgccttggtcgaaaattgtttgaatgatccttgttaagcaattgtgatttcttttgatagaacatacttggacctaggtttttgatgttctatgctttggatttacacttgttattttgagaatctactagttgcaataagttagaatcaacttgaacgagaaaaatgcataaatataaatattgggattaaatcactttgaagttggaaaatagtggaaatcttagcctcagtgttcttttaatattgatatcatctttgattgagtttgtgacattttttagtttgttttctattttagttttagaatttgagtctatattttatccttcgcaagtctgagaatcgaaccacttttaccactatctacaaatcacatcacataCTAAAAAAAATATGTATAGTAAATTATAATATTTTGTGAGAATAATATCATGGATGCATATAtatttgatgaatatttgataaaaataaaatactagAATATTCATAGCTTAAATGAAAATAATTAACATACATACATATGCATCATGGGTATAATACATTTGCTAACAAGTAGAATGATATGATATCTTTCAATGGTCAtacatgtatttatttatttacttactttattttcaaaaaaaatgaaagagaaaGTACAACATCACATGGGgagtttgaaacaaaatcagatggcccccttcttctttttttgtataAGTAAAACAAACCATTTTGTGTATCACatgatgattttaattaattaaactaGAGATAAAAATGTCACTTTCATGTTAGAAGACAACATGTGATCATTAAGAAACAAATAAGCTATCACTATCAAGTTGAAATCAACTAGTAAAATCAAATGGATTATTTTCTTTTAACTTTTTGGTGTAACTAAAATAAAGAGTAGAAGCTAATATTATCATGTCATTTGATAGATGAGACAAATATATCACTTTCAATAAGAGTAAATGGGTACATGATAATAGAAAAAGTAGTTAAGTTATACCTTCTTTTGGAAAAATCCTACTTGTTTTGAGAATGAAGCCAAcaactttcttttgttttgtgtttgaAGGATTGAAACtcaaaacggaaaatgggtcatttgtccaaatattttttaatcacggttcaaatggacgagtaaaaaatagttcgggtgaaattgacaaaaaaaatagcaaggatgaaaatggattcatcctagcttaaatttaaaacatagcaaggatgaaactggatacatcctgtgtaaattaaaaataagaaaaaatatttgaaaatgagaacgatgaaactggttacatcctggccaCTTTTAAAAttttggccatttaaacagtatctaaatctaaatgtcattttcacccaggaattattgattttggtctttttaaccaattttgtaaaTTCAAAATGGGTAGGCAAAGTGTTGATAACGTGTTTAAGTATGTTGGAAATGGGAGACAAATATAATGGAAACAAAGTTGaggagaaagaaaataagtgAGTTTTATTCATTAACTATTCTCATATAAATACAAGAGGGAGATAACTCTATCTATTACATAAGTTAGCTTGCATGTGAGGTGATATTACATGTGTTTATAAGAAGAGAGGTGCATGACATGTGTCCAAGGATAAGAGAGGTGCTTGACATGTGGTCATCCACACGTATTCCTACAACAGTCTATAAAATTTACCTGTTCCCTCCCTTGTTTTATATAAAGACCCATGCCCAGGGACGGACCTATAGCTGGGCTAAAGGGGGCTTTAGGCCGGGTAGCCTTCCCAGTCCACaagccaagttttttttttttactcgatcAAGGCTTCTAGCCCGGACCTTAAAAGAAAATTTATCCTTCGTGGGGCTGTCCCTGCCCATGCCCGTATGAAAGTGTAGACGCCCGTGATGATGGTGGTCGGTTCGAACTTGTGTATGCAGATGACGGAGAGACATGTGAATGAGAGACAAAATTTCAAACTATTGAAAATGAAAACTTTTCAAAGTCCGAATCAGTGGCCGATCCAGATGCTTTGATTGGGTGGGGACTACTGTTGAAATATTGAAATTAGTTATCGATTCACGAACTGAACTTGACATTTTGCAAACTAGTGAAAGAAGAAAGGTTACCcggaaattttggtttttaagacTAAGTTTTATATTAGCAGAAAAgtgttgcagttcaaaaaaaaagaatggtCTATTTACTAACACTAGTTGTCTTTTTTAATATGTGCTCGCAATTGAACTTGCAGCAAGATTGAAGCGTTGAATGATTCGACGCTAAAAAAGTTACTTTTTCGTTTAATGGTTCAGTGCCGggtgatttattttttgatctgacgGTTGAGATTTAAAATGTTGGACTGACGTGGActactaatctagctgctagattaccACTCTTATAGGACTTAGGAGATAGTCCTATCAGACGTAAACTACTAATCTAACTGCTAGATTAGCAACCATAGGACTAAGCCTAATATATTTCTAAACTAGTTCCAAAACTAGATAGGTTTTTGTCATTGGGTGAAGTActaaaatatgagagagaaaaaatcaaataGACAAAAGTAGTTGATATTTAGGTCCTTTGTAATGGAAGCCATCTCAAACTAATGTGCTCCCACATTCAGATGATCTTGTGCAAAAATAGCTTGAGTGCCCTTTCATATAATTGTTTTCGCacatataaattatattttttcttaaccgacaCTTTATTACTATTGCATCATTTTATTTTCCCTTTTGCGCCTAGAGTAATCAGTCTTAGCTGGTGTTTTCCGTTTTTTATGTAAAATTTTGGTACATAAAAAACAAAAACTTTGTGAAGAAAGAGAAACTGCGATGACGTGGCAGAGATTTTTTTGGCAATTTTTTTAGTTCTCCATCTTGCGTTTTTCTCCGACGTGGCGACTGCATCTCAGCTTGATTCAAGTTCTTCACAGAGAAATAGGGATCAAAGATCATCAACAGAGGTCGCAACAAGGTTGGGTTTATCTGATTGCCCACCTTTAAATGATTCTTATGGTAAAAGTGGAGGTAAgaactcaaaccctagttttggaaaattgagttttaatggaggtgaCAAAGAGATGAATTGGTCTTCTGTTCTTCTGCCAAATAAGATCAGTGAAGATTGTTCATTAGATAATCAACCTTCTAATTTGATTGAAGGCAAGGAGATGGTCTCAATCTCTTCTGAAATTCTAAAAGAAGTAACTAGAGACTGTGAGAAATTGGTTGTTGGCTACTTCATTGGAAAAAGACGCTCCTTCTCGGAAGTTCAATTTGCAATTGCCAATACTTCGAAGATGGAAGCAGAGGTAAAAATTACTATCCATTAAAGCAATGCTTTCTTCTTAGAATTCTTGAATATGGAAGATAAAGCAGTAGCAGTATATTTTGGATCTTTCTACATTTTAGGAAAACTGTTTGTGGTTAGACCCTGGACACCTTTGCTTGAAAACTTAATTACAGAGATAAAGACCATTCCTGTTTGGATATTGATTTACAATGTTCACTACTACAATACTAGTTTTAGTCACGCCAAAAAACCGTGGCAGTTGACCAAAAATCCGTGGCAAAAGATCACTTGCCACGACAGCCTCCTCGTGACATCCTGTGGCTAAAACTGTTTGCCACGACCGTTGCCACGGTTTTTATTAAGTGGCTAATAATGTATGATCATTTACCACGGGTTCCGTCGTGGCTAATAACTAGTTGGATGGCACATGTGTGGGATtattagccacggttttcatGCATAGGTGCTCCAAGATCATTTTATGTAGCTGGATTTCACTGTAGCTATTTAAAAACTGATTGTCGCCAGTTTTTACTGCTACCCACTAAAATAACAAGACTATTTACTTTACAACAATTTCAGAAAGTCAATGTATTCGTTAAAAAACACAAGTTCTACATGTTTCTCTGATTCATTACGTTCCAAAGCAAATAAAAACTTAATACTATACGATTTTTGGTCTGATATAAGAAAGCAAATAGAGCCTGATTCAAGTTTCAGGAAAACTCTAAAGTGAATGAAAACAAAATACTTAAATTATCACAGATGGATTTCTTACTTCCAAAGTTAACTATCAAATATCTTCCAGCATCTTGaacataatatctttcaatgaaaTTAACCTACAAAATGTAGACATCAAATCTGATATCAATGACAAATGACAGAAGAAAATATCCATGTATACAACATTTACAGAGGCTTAATTGCCTAATTTAAGAAGATGCAGAAGAATCATAGGAACAACCATTCATCCAACTATAATCTCTCACATACACATGGATCCAAACAAGTACAAATATCCATCAAACATTTAAGCCGATACAGCTAGTTACCCATAAATCAATCCATGGcagaaaaaagaacaagaaattcaGAGTAGTCTGAAACCAGTACACCCATTTCCAAATGTCCTAATAATTCAATATGAATATACATCATCCATTGGTGTACGCAAATACTAAGTTGGTTGGCAAGCTATTGGCTAACGATAATGCTATATGTGTGTCGTTACAGCTAAAATAAAGAATGTGTCTGCAAATATCACTATAGTCCATGATGTTAATCCAGAGTCTAACTTAACAATTATGCCGTCGTCTTTCTAATATGTTGCAGCAAGGGGAACATGTTTAGAGGTTTATAAGCAACTGTAATCATATGAATAGACTAATAAAGCAGAAAACATTACCTCAGATTCGTCTAGTAAGATCATAACTCTATGGCTCTGGATGTGGGAGGTCCCTCTACAAAACAAAATGCAATTGAGAAAGCTTGTGACTGCAAACAAATATTTGCGGATATCCTCATACATGCCCAAGAAATCTTTAAGAATCTAGATAATACACTGCCAAAAAATTTATGGATATGCTAATACATACCCGACCAGCAAACAGTAGCAAAATGGCATCTATTTTTTTCTATGATTCCTCGTTAGCCTTTTTTATCTCATCTACAGTTTTCTTCATCTCAAGACGTTCTTTCCATGTCGTTCTGCATATGAACCTGATCCTCCTTCAGTTTCTTAATTTCATCTCTTAATACAGCATTTTCCTCGTTGTTTTGGACAACAATTGAAGAAGATTCCCCTATAAGCTTGGTTACTTTAATTGCTGAACCAACACCACGAATCCGACCTGGTTTCTCAGCTCCCATGATTTTAGAATACTTGTCTCCTTTCAGCTGGTCATGAGAAGTGAGTTCTAAGATTGAAACATCATTATCTGAACCATTCTCTTCtaaatttttcctctccaagGCTTCCACTTGAGCCTGCAGTTATAATATGCAAAGTTAAAGTGAGAACAAGTTGCAACAATTTTACTAATTCTAACAGCATACAAATTAACGTATTAAAAAGCCTTACGCGATTTGCTTCAGATATAGGGTTGGGAGTTTTCCCTTCTTTGACTCTATAGGTTTTCTGATACACAGCCGCTCGACttgctttcttttgtgttgtcTCTTCTATCTGTTCATACATAGTATGTCAAGATCTACATAAACATTAACTATCAATACCGATTCATATTAGTCGTTACCTCTATCGCGTGGTTCACGAATGACTTAATACCACCATGATGAGGCACAACCAAACACTTTCTACTTGCTTTGCCATTCTCACTCTTTTTCTATGTTATTCAACGTTCAGAAGTTAGAAGTCACTATTTAACATATAAACTCATAAACGATAAATTTGTAAACATTCTCACCTTGAATTCAGGTGAACGCCAATATATCAACATATTTGCCCACTGAGTTTTGTCTGGACAACTAGCTCGGTTTTGTGCATCAGTCTTCTTCTCATCGAAATGTTCCAACCTCATGTTACGTTTGCTTGCCTtccatttttcatggattttctCCTCCACCCAAAAGTTGATCTCATCAGAATAATGAAAAATATTCTACAACATTCATCAGTTAAAATTTAGCAATCTTATTCAATTAAATAATTTAATATATTATTTTCTCAACCTTCAACTCTTCAATGGCTTCTTCAAGCTTTTCTTCCTTATGGGGCATACCAGACCAGTCTGGAATGTCAAAAGGGTAGTTTTCTCCATTTAGTGCCAGCTTTCCACAGTAAGCCGAGATCTTATTTGCGTTCAGTCCAACTGGTGCGCCCCGGCAAAATTCCAGTGATACTTTCTCACCCTTTTTCAGCTTATTAAGGAAGTTCAACTTAGCCCCTCCTCTTACTTTCTTTACTGCCGGAGGTTGTGGGTTTTCATCCA
This portion of the Papaver somniferum cultivar HN1 chromosome 11, ASM357369v1, whole genome shotgun sequence genome encodes:
- the LOC113324730 gene encoding uncharacterized protein LOC113324730; this encodes MDPIRPEFELLDSAGLDYHHWVADVETTFVAKDFTSTIKPSADAAPETEKDKANALMFLKRHIDPNLRWGYHHLKTPKELWDALDSRFGNIHDSLIPQLKVLWNEIRFLDYVKVNDFQKDVLQIQTRMDFCGKKLIDEEMILKTLSTFPTSSMILANQYRLEVDNKRITTFSRLINLLQVAERHNDILVNNNARVVGKKKIPEANHGKVNKGKGPKGKRARHSDSHLHDPYPRRDNTSRGRGRKGYNRGRGQNGHSNVWHIEGISDQSGSDPKFNKTPMNPATKKAANGSAPCFKCGSTEHWYKHCKASANVAVSYKKYQEVIEQEANYAEENIVTPDTNLTISYFLRNKDFPQQWMFPTFPGPKYLVSCFMAC
- the LOC113323543 gene encoding uncharacterized protein LOC113323543 isoform X3, with protein sequence MDENPQPPAVKKVRGGAKLNFLNKLKKGEKVSLEFCRGAPVGLNANKISAYCGKLALNGENYPFDIPDWSGMPHKEEKLEEAIEELKNIFHYSDEINFWVEEKIHEKWKASKRNMRLEHFDEKKTDAQNRASCPDKTQWANMLIYWRSPEFKKKSENGKASRKCLVVPHHGGIKSFVNHAIEIEETTQKKASRAAVYQKTYRVKEGKTPNPISEANRAQVEALERKNLEENGSDNDVSILELTSHDQLKGDKYSKIMGAEKPGRIRGVGSAIKVTKLIGESSSIVVQNNEENAVLRDEIKKLKEDQVHMQNDMERTS
- the LOC113323543 gene encoding uncharacterized protein LOC113323543 isoform X2, with the translated sequence MRKGNMDENPQPPAVKKVRGGAKLNFLNKLKKGEKVSLEFCRGAPVGLNANKISAYCGKLALNGENYPFDIPDWSGMPHKEEKLEEAIEELKNIFHYSDEINFWVEEKIHEKWKASKRNMRLEHFDEKKTDAQNRASCPDKTQWANMLIYWRSPEFKKKSENGKASRKCLVVPHHGGIKSFVNHAIEIEETTQKKASRAAVYQKTYRVKEGKTPNPISEANRAQVEALERKNLEENGSDNDVSILELTSHDQLKGDKYSKIMGAEKPGRIRGVGSAIKVTKLIGESSSIVVQNNEENAVLRDEIKKLKEDQVHMQNDMERTS
- the LOC113323543 gene encoding uncharacterized protein LOC113323543 isoform X1 → MRKVLAGNMDENPQPPAVKKVRGGAKLNFLNKLKKGEKVSLEFCRGAPVGLNANKISAYCGKLALNGENYPFDIPDWSGMPHKEEKLEEAIEELKNIFHYSDEINFWVEEKIHEKWKASKRNMRLEHFDEKKTDAQNRASCPDKTQWANMLIYWRSPEFKKKSENGKASRKCLVVPHHGGIKSFVNHAIEIEETTQKKASRAAVYQKTYRVKEGKTPNPISEANRAQVEALERKNLEENGSDNDVSILELTSHDQLKGDKYSKIMGAEKPGRIRGVGSAIKVTKLIGESSSIVVQNNEENAVLRDEIKKLKEDQVHMQNDMERTS
- the LOC113323543 gene encoding uncharacterized protein LOC113323543 isoform X4, which translates into the protein MEKTTLLTFQTGLNIFHYSDEINFWVEEKIHEKWKASKRNMRLEHFDEKKTDAQNRASCPDKTQWANMLIYWRSPEFKKKSENGKASRKCLVVPHHGGIKSFVNHAIEIEETTQKKASRAAVYQKTYRVKEGKTPNPISEANRAQVEALERKNLEENGSDNDVSILELTSHDQLKGDKYSKIMGAEKPGRIRGVGSAIKVTKLIGESSSIVVQNNEENAVLRDEIKKLKEDQVHMQNDMERTS